The following is a genomic window from Crossiella equi.
CCGCTCACCGTGCCCGACCGACACCGGGGCGCGGACCCCGTAGGCGATGTGGAGCCACGCGTGATCCTGCTGTTGTCGACCTCCGACACCGACCTGCTCTCCGCCCGTGCCAGTGGCGCGGACTACCGGCTGGGCAACCCGGCCCGGCTGCTCGTGGACGACCTGCCCGCGCTCGTCGAGGGCGCCGACCTGGTCGTGGTGCGCATCCTCGGTGGCCGCCGCATGTGGGAGGAGGGTCTGGACTTCCTGCTCGCCGGACCCCGGCCGGTGGTCGTGCTCGGCGGCGAGCAGGCCCCGGACGCCGAGCTCATGGAGCTGTCCACCGTGCCCGGCGGCGTCTGCGCCGAGGCCCACGCCTACCTCGCGCACGGCGGCTCGGCCAACCTCGCCGAGCTGCACAACTTCCTCTCCGACACCGTGCTGCTCACCGGTCTCGGCTTCGCCGCCCCGCAGGCCTTCCCCACCTGGGGCCACCTGGAGCGCGAGGCGAAGACCACCGAGGGCCCGACCGTGGCCGTGCTCTACTACCGCGCGCACCACGTGGCCGGGAACACCGCGTTCGTCGGGGCCCTGAGCGAGGCGATCGAGCACGCGGGCGGCCAGGCCCTGCCGCTGTACTGCTCCTCGCTGCGCACCGCCGAGCCCGAGCTGCTCGCCGAGCTGGCCAAGGCCGACGCCCTGGTGGTCACCGTGCTCGCCGCCGGTGGCACCAAGCCCGCCGCGGCCTCCGCCGGTGGCGAGGAGGACGCCTGGGACGTCGGCGCGCTGGCCGCCCTGGACGTGCCGATCCTGCAGGGCCTGTGCCTGACCTCCAGCCGCGAGGCGTGGGAGAGCAACGATGACGGCCTGTCCCCGCTGGACACCGCCACCCAGGTGGCCATCCCCGAGTTCGACGGCCGCATCATCACCGTGCCGTTCTCGTTCAAGGAGGTCGACGAGGACGGGCTCACCGTCTACGTCGCCGACCCCGAGCGCGCCGCGCGCGTGGCGGGCATCGCGGTCAAGCACGCCCGGCTGCGGCACATCCCGCCCGCCGACCGCCGCATCGCGCTGATGCTCTCCGCCTACCCGACCAAGCACTCCCGCATCGGCAACGCGGTCGGCCTGGACACCCCGGCCAGCACCGTGCGCCTGCTGGCCGCCCTGCGCGAGCACGGCTACGACACCGGTCCGGCCGAGGGCGAGGGCGCGCTGCCCGGCGTGGCCGCGCAGGACGGCGACAAGCTCATCCACGCGCTGATCGCCGCCGGTGGCCAGGACGAGAACTGGCTCACCGAGGAGCAGCTGTCCGGCAACCCGATCCGCATCAGCGCCGCCAAGTACCGCGAGTTCTACGACACGCTGCCCGAGGACTTCCGCGAGGAGCTGGAGGGCCACTGGGGCCCGGCGCCCGGCGAGCTGTTCGTCGACCGGAGCAACGACCCCGAGGGTGAGATCGTGCTGGCCGCGCTCACCGCGGGCAACGTCGTGGTGATGGTGCAGCCGCCGCGCGGCTTCGGCGAGAACCCGATCGCGATCTACCACGACCCGGACCTGCCGCCCAGCCACCACTACCTGGCCGCCTACCGCTGGCTGGCGCAGGAGTTCCGCGCCGACGCCATGGTGCACGTGGGCAAGCACGGCAACCTGGAGTGGCTGCCCGGCAAGACCGTCGGCATGTCCGCCAGCTGCGGCACCGACGCGGCCCTGGGCGACATCCCGCTGATCTACCCGTTCCTGGTCAACGACCCCGGTGAGGGCACGCAGGCCAAGCGCCGCGCGCACGCCACCCTGGTCGACCACCTGGTGCCGCCGATGACCCGCGCGGACAGCTACGGCGACATCGCCCGCCTGGAACAGCTCCTGGACGAGCACTCCAACATCGCCGCGATGGACCCGGCCAAGCTGCCCGCGATCCGCGCGCAGATCTGGACCCTCATCCAGGCCGCCAAGCTCGACCACGACCTCGGGCTCACCGACCGCCCGCACGACGCGGAGTTCGACGACTTCCTGCTGCACGTCGACGGCTGGCTGTGCGAGGTCAAGGACGTGCAGATCCGCGACGGCCTGCACGTGCTCGGCGTCGCGCCCGAGGGCGAGACCCGGGTCAACCTGGTGCTGGCCATGCTCCAGGCCCGGCAGATGTGGGCCGGTCAGGTCGCCGCGCTGCCCGGCATCCGCGAGGCGCTGGGGCTGGCCGAGGACGGCTCGGTCGCGCGCACCGTGGTGGACGAGGTCGAGGCCCAGGCCCGCGAGCTGGTCGCCGCGATGGAGACCGGCGGCTGGGTCCAGGGCAGCGCGACGGAGGTCGTGCGCTCGGTGCTGGGCAAGGACAACGAGGCCGTCACCGCGGTGCTGGAGTTCGCCGCCGCCGAGGTGGTGCCGCGCCTGGCGCGCACCACCGACGAGCTGGGCAACCTGCTGCACGCCCTGGACGGCGGCTACGTGCCCGCCGGGCCCAGCGGCTCCCCGCTGCGCGGCCTGGTCAACGTGCTGCCCACCGGCCGCAACTTCTACTCCGTCGACCCGAAGGCCGTGCCCAGCCGCCTGGCGTGGGAGACCGGCCAGGCCATGGCGGACTCGCTGCTGGACCGCTACCGCAAGGACACCGGCGAGTGGCCCGCCTCGGTCGGCCTGTCCGTGTGGGGCACCAGCGCCATGCGCACCGCCGGGGACGACATCGCCGAGGTGCTCGCGCTGCTGGGCGTGCGCCCGGTGTGGGACGACCAGTCCCGCCGCGTCACCGGCCTGGAGCCGATCTCCCTGGAGGAGCTGGGCCGCCCGCGCATCGACGTCACCGTGCGCATCTCCGGCTTCTTCCGCGACGCCTTCCCGCACGTGGTCGCGCTGCTGGACGACGCGGTCCGCCTGGTCGCCGCCCTGGACGAGCCGCACGAGCAGAACTTCGTGCGCGCGCACGCCGAGGCCGACCGCGCCGGGCACGGGGACTCCCGCCGCGCCACGCTGCGCATCTTCGGCTCCAAGCCGGGCGCGTACGGCGCGGGCCTGCTGCCCCTCATCGACAGCCGCAACTGGCGTGACGATGCCGACCTGGCCGAGGTGTACGCGGTGTGGGGCGGCTACGCCTACGGCCGCGAGCTCGACGGCCTGCCCGCGCGCCCGGACATGGAGTCGGCGTACAAGCGCATCGCGGTGGCGGCCAAGAACGTCGACACCCGCGAGCACGACATCGCCGACTCCGACGACTACTTCCAGTACCACGGCGGCATGGTGGCCACCGTGCGCGCGCTGACCGGCAAGGCCCCGGCGGCCTACATCGGCGACAGCACCCGCCCGGACGCGGTCCGCACCCGCACCCTCAGCGAGGAGACCAGCCGGGTCTTCCGCGCCCGGGTGGTCAACCCGCGCTGGCTGTCCGCGATGCGCCGCCACGGCTACAAGGGCGCCTTCGAGATGGCCGCCACCGTGGACTACCTGTTCGGCTACGACGCCACGACCGGCGTGGTGGCCGACTGGATGTATGAGAAGCTCGCCGAGAGCTACGTGCTGGACGAGGAGAACCACAAGTTCCTCACCGAGGCCAACCCGTGGGCCCTGCACGGCATCGCCGAGCGCCTGCTGGAAGCCGTGGAGCGCAAGCTCTGGGAGCACCCGGAACAGTCCACTGTGGACGCCCTGCGTCAGGTGTACCTGGCCACCGAGGGCGACCTGGAGGGCGATTCCTGAGCCTGGGAACGTGAGCGCGGGCCCCGGTGCGCACGGCGTGCCGGGGCCCGGCCCTGCTCCTGGCCGTGGTGCAGGTCGTCCTGCGCTAACCGTGCTCGTGCTCGCGCAACCGCCGCAGCAGCACGGCCAGCCGCAGCCGGAACCGCCCGGCGGGTGTGGTCACCGGGAACCCGAGCTCGGTCTCCGCGTGCTGCAACCGCGCCGCCACCGAGGAGTGGTGCCGGTGCACCTCCACCGCGGCCTTGCGCACCGAGTCGTGCACGCACACCGCGTTCAGCACGTGCAGCAGGTCCGGCTCCCCGGCCAGCCGGTCCAGCACCCGCACGTCCGCGACCCGGTTGATGTCCTCTGTGGACAGACCCTCGGTGACCGCGGCCAGCGCGCCCAGGTGCTCCCACCACACCACCGGCGGGTCCCACGGGTCCGCACCGCCCAGGCGGGCCGCCAGCCGGGCCTGCCGGAACGAGCGGGGCGCCTCGATCGCGGGCACCAGCCCGCCCACCCCGCCCCGGGCCGGGGCCCGCACCGCCGCCGGGTCACCGGTGAGCAGCTCCACGCGCAGCCGCCCGATCCGCGCCGACGGCCCGTGCGGGGTGTGCTCCCCGGCCACGGCGAACACGCGCACCGGCGAGGCGGGGGCCAGGCCCAGCAGGTGCAGCGCCCGCGACCGCTGCGCCTCCCCGGCGTGCTCGGCCAGCGCCAGCTCCAGCAGCGCCGGGTCGCCCAGCTCGGGCAGCGCGCTGCGGCCCAGCAGGATCTCCGCGGCGATGGCGAACCGCTCCAGCACCATCTCGTCCACCGGCAGCGGCGCCCCGGGCCGGTGCAGCCACACCCGCGAACCGTCCGGCAGCGCCCGCACCTGGGCCCCCGCCGGTACCGCCGCCCCGGCCCGCGCCGCGGCGGCCGGAGCGGCGGCCAGCGACACGCCCCGGGCGGCCGCGTCCAGGCCCGCCGGGCACTCGGCCAGCCGGGCCGTGGTCGTCACCAGCGTGTCCAGGTCCGCGTTCCGGGTGATCAGCGCGTCGAAGAACGCGATCACCCGCACCTCGCCCGCCGCGTCCGCGTCCAGCGCGGACAACCGCAGCAACAGGGCCTCCATGCGAGGAGACTAGCCAGTTGGCGGGCCCGGACCGGGTGATGACCGGCAGTTGGTGGTGGGCCCGAGCCCAAGATCAACCGCAGACTGGTGCCATGAACTACAACTTCGACCCCGAGATCCAGCCCTGGGTGGCCATGCTGCCGGACATGGGCCCGCTCACCGACATCCCCGCCACCCGCGCGCGGATGGCCGAGCTCAAGCACATGCTGCCCCGGTACGAGCCGGTCAACCCGGTCACCGTCCGCGACACCACCGTGCCCGGCCCCGAGGGCGCCCCGGACGTGCCGGTGCGCGTCTACACCCCGGACAACGAGCCCGGCCCCAAGCCCGCGGTACTGCGCATCCACGGCGGTGGCTTCGTCATGGGCAACCTGGACATGGACGCGGCGATCTCGCTCACCCTGGCCGACGAGGTCGGCGCGGTCGTGGTCTCGGTGGACTACCGCCTGGCCCCGGAGCACCCGTTCCCCGCCGCGCCCGAGGACTGCTACGCCGCCCTGGTCTGGCTGGCGAAGAACGCCGCTGAGCTGGGCGTGGACCCCGCGCGCGTCGCGGTGGCCGGGGACAGCGCGGGCGGCGGCCTGGCGGCGTCGGTGGCGCTGCTGGCCCGCGACCGGGGCGGGCCCGGGCTGGTCCTGCAGGTGCTCAACATCCCCGAGCTGGACGATCGCCTGACCAGCCCGTCCATGACCGCCTTCACCGACACCCCGATGTGGAACCGGCCGAGCGCGGTCATCAGCTGGGACTCCTACCTCGGCGAGGGCGTGCGCGGCACCGGCGACGTCTCCCCGTACGCGGCCCCGGCCCGCGCCACCGACCTGTCCGGCCTGCCCCCGGCCTTCGTCGCCACCTGCGAGTTCGACCCGCTCCGCGACGAGGGCCTCGACTACGGAGCGCGACTGGTCCAGGCCGGGGTGCCCACCGAGCTGCACCTCTACCCGGGCACCTTCCACGGCTCGAGCTTTCTCGCCGAGGTCGCCGTGACGCAGCGCATGCGGCGGGATCTGGTCGACGCGGTGCGTCGCGCGCTGCGATCCATGCCCCGGTGAACCATCCTTGATCCGAATCGTTGAAGTAGGGAGTACGGGTGGTTAGGTCGGTGTTGTCGTCAGTCGGCGGCAGCGTCCGACCGGGCACCAGCACCGGCATCAAGGCAACGAGACGGAACGGTGGGCAGGATGAGCAGCAACACCTCCAAGACCGCGACGGCGCGCATCGGGGTGACCGGGTTGGCGGTGATGGGCCGCAACCTGGCCCGCAACCTCGCCCGCAACGGCTACCCGGTGGCCGTGCACAACCGGTCGGTGGAGAAGATGGAGTCCCTGATCGCCGACCACGGCGACGAGGGCACCTTCGTCCCCGCACCGACCCTGGCCGACTTCGTCGACGCGCTGGAGAAGCCGCGGGTGGCGATCATCATGGTCAAGGCGGGCGGCCCGACCGACGCGGTCATCGACGAGCTGGCCGAGCTCATGGAGCCCGGCGACATCATCGTGGACTGCGGCAACGCGCACTACGCCGACACCCGCCGCCGGGAGGCCGCGCTGCGCGAGAAGGACCTGCACTTCGTGGGCACCGGCGTCTCCGGCGGTGAGGAGGGCGCGCTGCTCGGGCCCTCGATCATGCCCGGCGGTTCCACGGAGTCCTACGACCGGCTCGGCCCGGTGTTCGAGTCGATCGCGGCCAAGGTCGACGGCCAGACCTGCTGCGTGCACGTGGGCCCGGACGGTGCCGGTCACTTCGTGAAGATGGTGCACAACGGCATCGAGTACGCCGACATGCAGCTCATCGCCGAGGCCTACGACCTGCTGCGCGCGGGCCTGGGCGCGAGCCCGGCGGAGATCGCGGAGATCTTCCGCGGCTGGAACGAGGGCGACCTCGAGTCCTTCCTGATCGAGATCACCGCGGATGT
Proteins encoded in this region:
- a CDS encoding alpha/beta hydrolase translates to MNYNFDPEIQPWVAMLPDMGPLTDIPATRARMAELKHMLPRYEPVNPVTVRDTTVPGPEGAPDVPVRVYTPDNEPGPKPAVLRIHGGGFVMGNLDMDAAISLTLADEVGAVVVSVDYRLAPEHPFPAAPEDCYAALVWLAKNAAELGVDPARVAVAGDSAGGGLAASVALLARDRGGPGLVLQVLNIPELDDRLTSPSMTAFTDTPMWNRPSAVISWDSYLGEGVRGTGDVSPYAAPARATDLSGLPPAFVATCEFDPLRDEGLDYGARLVQAGVPTELHLYPGTFHGSSFLAEVAVTQRMRRDLVDAVRRALRSMPR
- the cobN gene encoding cobaltochelatase subunit CobN translates to MILLLSTSDTDLLSARASGADYRLGNPARLLVDDLPALVEGADLVVVRILGGRRMWEEGLDFLLAGPRPVVVLGGEQAPDAELMELSTVPGGVCAEAHAYLAHGGSANLAELHNFLSDTVLLTGLGFAAPQAFPTWGHLEREAKTTEGPTVAVLYYRAHHVAGNTAFVGALSEAIEHAGGQALPLYCSSLRTAEPELLAELAKADALVVTVLAAGGTKPAAASAGGEEDAWDVGALAALDVPILQGLCLTSSREAWESNDDGLSPLDTATQVAIPEFDGRIITVPFSFKEVDEDGLTVYVADPERAARVAGIAVKHARLRHIPPADRRIALMLSAYPTKHSRIGNAVGLDTPASTVRLLAALREHGYDTGPAEGEGALPGVAAQDGDKLIHALIAAGGQDENWLTEEQLSGNPIRISAAKYREFYDTLPEDFREELEGHWGPAPGELFVDRSNDPEGEIVLAALTAGNVVVMVQPPRGFGENPIAIYHDPDLPPSHHYLAAYRWLAQEFRADAMVHVGKHGNLEWLPGKTVGMSASCGTDAALGDIPLIYPFLVNDPGEGTQAKRRAHATLVDHLVPPMTRADSYGDIARLEQLLDEHSNIAAMDPAKLPAIRAQIWTLIQAAKLDHDLGLTDRPHDAEFDDFLLHVDGWLCEVKDVQIRDGLHVLGVAPEGETRVNLVLAMLQARQMWAGQVAALPGIREALGLAEDGSVARTVVDEVEAQARELVAAMETGGWVQGSATEVVRSVLGKDNEAVTAVLEFAAAEVVPRLARTTDELGNLLHALDGGYVPAGPSGSPLRGLVNVLPTGRNFYSVDPKAVPSRLAWETGQAMADSLLDRYRKDTGEWPASVGLSVWGTSAMRTAGDDIAEVLALLGVRPVWDDQSRRVTGLEPISLEELGRPRIDVTVRISGFFRDAFPHVVALLDDAVRLVAALDEPHEQNFVRAHAEADRAGHGDSRRATLRIFGSKPGAYGAGLLPLIDSRNWRDDADLAEVYAVWGGYAYGRELDGLPARPDMESAYKRIAVAAKNVDTREHDIADSDDYFQYHGGMVATVRALTGKAPAAYIGDSTRPDAVRTRTLSEETSRVFRARVVNPRWLSAMRRHGYKGAFEMAATVDYLFGYDATTGVVADWMYEKLAESYVLDEENHKFLTEANPWALHGIAERLLEAVERKLWEHPEQSTVDALRQVYLATEGDLEGDS
- a CDS encoding helix-turn-helix domain-containing protein, which translates into the protein MEALLLRLSALDADAAGEVRVIAFFDALITRNADLDTLVTTTARLAECPAGLDAAARGVSLAAAPAAAARAGAAVPAGAQVRALPDGSRVWLHRPGAPLPVDEMVLERFAIAAEILLGRSALPELGDPALLELALAEHAGEAQRSRALHLLGLAPASPVRVFAVAGEHTPHGPSARIGRLRVELLTGDPAAVRAPARGGVGGLVPAIEAPRSFRQARLAARLGGADPWDPPVVWWEHLGALAAVTEGLSTEDINRVADVRVLDRLAGEPDLLHVLNAVCVHDSVRKAAVEVHRHHSSVAARLQHAETELGFPVTTPAGRFRLRLAVLLRRLREHEHG